The following proteins are co-located in the Gemmatimonadota bacterium genome:
- a CDS encoding nuclear transport factor 2 family protein, with product MSPIPCDDPVRYRRYLLALGVLLAGVACGPGGESEGSVDRSAVEHLVHQLAVAWETGDTTLLKGVLHESARLAYPRRRVDRATWVQELDSFSQTHTDTRIYVHQITVDGQDFAVEWQFATTDRGSGTRTVVSDAIIGRVQDGRIILWKEYLDGRVPILQREGQLHLEEGEEPFPWPLVR from the coding sequence GTGAGTCCGATACCGTGCGACGATCCGGTTCGATACCGTCGCTATCTCCTCGCATTAGGCGTACTCCTGGCCGGGGTTGCGTGTGGTCCGGGTGGAGAGAGCGAGGGCAGCGTCGATCGCAGTGCCGTGGAGCATCTTGTCCATCAGCTCGCGGTGGCCTGGGAGACTGGCGACACGACCCTCCTGAAGGGAGTGCTCCATGAGAGTGCGCGTCTTGCATATCCCCGACGTCGCGTGGATCGAGCCACATGGGTGCAGGAATTAGACTCGTTCTCTCAGACTCACACCGACACGCGGATCTATGTCCACCAAATCACGGTGGATGGCCAAGATTTCGCTGTTGAATGGCAATTCGCGACGACGGATCGCGGCTCTGGGACGCGGACGGTGGTCAGCGACGCGATCATAGGCCGGGTGCAGGACGGTAGGATTATCCTGTGGAAGGAGTACCTGGACGGCCGAGTGCCTATCTTGCAGCGGGAGGGTCAACTACATCTGGAGGAGGGGGAGGAGCCGTTCCCCTGGCCACTGGTGCGCTGA